The Drosophila nasuta strain 15112-1781.00 chromosome 2L, ASM2355853v1, whole genome shotgun sequence genome window below encodes:
- the LOC132793286 gene encoding lysosomal thioesterase PPT2 homolog has protein sequence MWIRSFLILCLNFIGANAYKPVVILHGILSGAESMTLLVRHIEKLHPGTVVYNCDKFDGWYSLENDWWQVEQFREYIDQIGRLHPEGIIVLGYSQGGLLARAAIQSLPNHNVKTFISLSSPQAGQYGTSFLHLIFPDLAAITAFELFYSKVGQHTSIGGYWNDPRRQSLYMKYSEFLPLINNEKITSNSTSFKMGMVRLDKLVLIGGPNDGVITPWQSSHFSYFNDSLDVVPFNKRKIFMDDSIGLKTLLEAEKLIIIVKPFVHHLSWHTNRKVINQVIMPYLD, from the exons ATGTGGATTAGaagttttctaattttatGCTTAAATTTTATTGGAGCAAATGCATACAAGCCAGTGGTAATACTTCATGGAATTCTGTCTGGTGCTGAATCCATGACACTTTTAGTGCGACATATCGAAAAG CTGCATCCCGGTACAGTTGTGTACAATTGCGATAAATTCGATGGTTGGTACAGCCTGGAGAATGATTGGTGGCAAGTTGAGCAGTTTAGAGAGTATATAG ATCAAATTGGAAGACTGCATCCTGAGGGTATAATTGTGTTAG GATATTCGCAAGGCGGACTCTTAGCAAGGGCAGCGATCCAAAGTCTACCGAATCACAATGTGAAAACGTTCATTTCGTTATCATCACCACAGGCAGGCCAATACGGAA CAAGTTTCTTGCATCTCATATTTCCGGATCTAGCAGCGATAACTGCCTTTGAACTATTTTATTCTAAGGTCGGACAACATACATCTATTGGTGGATATTGGAATGACCCACGTAGGCAGTCGCTATACATGAAGTATAGCGAATTCTTGCCGTTAATTAACAATGAAAAGATTACCTCAAATTCAACGTCATTCAAAATGGGAATGGTGCGCCTGGATAAGCTTGTCCTGATTGGTGGTCCTAATGATGGTGTAATAACTCCTTGGCAATCGAG TCATTTTAGTTACTTCAATGACTCATTGGACGTGGTTCCTTTTAATAAgcgaaaaatatttatggatGATTCGATCGGTCTGAAAACCTTGCTGGAAgctgaaaaattaataattattgtaaagCCATTTGTACATCATCTTTCGTGGCATACAAACCGAAAAGTAATCAATCAAGTTATAATGCCTTACTTGGATTAA
- the LOC132798235 gene encoding double-strand break repair protein MRE11, with product MADGNNTDKDAENVIRIMVATDNHLGYCEKDAVRGEDSFIAFEEILQMAVDEDVDMILLGGDLFHDAVPSQNAFHKCIELLRRYTFGDKPVSLEILSDQSSSFHNAVNQSVNYEDPNLNIAIPVFSIHGNHDDPSGFGRLSSLDLLSTTGLVNYFGRWTDLTKVEISPILIRKGESKLGLYGLSHIHDARLARLFKDFQVVINGPNEVDEEWFHLMVIHQNRADRGPKNYIPEEALPSFLHLVIWGHEHDCRIDPELNVLRDFYVSQPGSSVATSLSEGEAKRKHVGILEIYKTKFHLTPLPLKTVRPFVFDSVILTDWADRLNLGDGDASTKVYNFAKERVEAMIEQARQSLTGHPKQPLEPLIRLRLLYTEESHMFNTIRFSQMFVTRVANPSDVVKFERLVKRIKSDKISVDKEAMQRAMEVDNTTRVEQLVDNYFEEAKAKNPLKLMHSKALAEITYRLVDHKDNNAADNIFKYYNERAVEHLMETLPDDENIDEELSKFRHRYSADDILKALDTSGPSRNVSTSLTSSTLKIENNADLTESNIRGGARGRGARGRGRGRATASGATTTSRPTDTSSRISDKQQTLLGAVNSGRSAKVMSYVISDDDSD from the exons ATGGCAGACGGCAACAACACTGACAAAGATGCAGAGAATGTGATACGCATAATGGTTGCGACTGACAACCATTTGGGCTACTGCGAGAAGGACGCTGTGCGTGGTGAGGATAGTTTCATTGCATTTGAGGAAATACTTCAGATGGCTGTAGATGAAGATGTGGATATGATTCTACTGGGTGGTGATTTGTTCCACGATGCAGTTCCTAGTCAAAATGCATTCCACAA ATGCATTGAATTATTGAGGCGCTATACGTTCGGAGATAAACCAGTCTCCTTGGAGATATTAAGTGATCAGTCGTCTTCATTCCATAATGCTGTCAATCAATCGGTGAATTACGAAGATCCAAATCTAAACATCGCCATACCAGTCTTCTCCATACACGGCAATCATGACGATCCAAGTGGCTTTGGACGTCTTAGCTCTTTGGATTTGTTGAGCACAACAGGACTGGTGAATTACTTTGGGCGTTGGACAGATCTTACCAAAGTGGAGATTAGTCCCATTCTAATACGGAAAGGCGAAAGCAAATTGGGACTCTACGGACTGAGTCATATACACGATGCCCGTTTGGCGCGTCTTTTTAAGGATTTTCAAGTCGTCATCAATGGGCCCAACGAGGTCGACGAAGAATGGTTTCATCTGATGGTCATTCATCAGAACCGTGCTGATCGTGGGCCTAAGAACTACATTCCCGAGGAGGCATTACCTTCGTTCTTACATTTAGTTATCTGGGGACACGAACACGATTGTCGAATCGATCCAGAGTTAAATGTGCTGCGCGATTTCTATGTATCCCAGCCTGGATCATCAGTGGCCACATCGTTGTCTGAAGGCGAagccaaaagaaaacatgTTGGCATTTTAGAGATATACAAAACGAAGTTCCATCTTACACCTTTGCCACTGAAAACAGTGCGCCCATTTGTCTTTGATTCTGTTATCCTCACAGATTGGGCAGATAGACTAAATTTGGGCGATGGCGACGCATCCACGAAAGTATATAACTTCGCAAAGGAACGCGTTGAGGCAATGATTGAACAAGCCCGTCAATCCTTAACGGGTCACCCAAAGCAGCCCTTGGAACCTTTGATACGACTGCGTCTACTTTATACCGAAGAATCGCACATGTTCAACACTATACGCTTCAGTCAAATGTTTGTTACACGTGTGGCCAATCCTTCTGATGTTGTTAAGTTCGAAAGACTCGTCAAGCGTATAAAGAGCGATAAGATTAGTGTTGACAAAGAAGCGATGCAACGGGCGATG GAGGTGGATAATACAACGCGGGTCGAGCAGCTGGTGGATAATTATTTCGAGGAAGCCAAAGCAAAGAACCCACTTAAGCTGATGCACTCGAAAGCATTGGCGGAAATCACCTATCGTTTGGTAGACCACAAGGATAATAACGCAGCTGACAATATTTTCAA atATTACAATGAAAGAGCTGTTGAGCATTTAATGGAAACTTTGCCAGATGATGAGAACATCGATGAAGAATTATCGAAGTTTAGGCACCGCTACAGTGCCGATGATATATTGAAAGCATTGGATACATCAGGTCCTAGCCGAAATGTTTCAACGTCTCTAACTAGCTCTACGCTAAAGATAGAGAATAATGCTGACCTAACAGAGTCAAACATACGTGGAGGAGCACGAGGACGAGGTGCACGTGGACGTGGACGCGGTCGTGCTACAGCAAGCGGTGCTACAACAACCAGTCGACCAACCGATACATCAAGT CGCATTTCGGATAAACAACAAACTCTACTGGGCGCCGTCAACAGTGGACGCAGTGCCAAGGTTATGTCCTATGTAATATCTGATGATGATAGCGATTAA
- the LOC132793344 gene encoding polyglutamine-repeat protein pqn-41 isoform X1 — translation MNSATKVGEIFTAAGQAFSKLGDLTMQLHPNAESPSGKWTDEEIDMLHSSIMRFSDDLSKISLSIKTRTVSQIRQALKKKAFEDAGIPAKQVPVQQVQHVIQTVQQLPVVQQQQQQQPHVFKSHIIQQPTKQIVLQPQTTTTTTTVTIKQFQQMQQQKAAALAAAQQAAAAAAASSNANTPTITENIIIQQPTSTTAVQAQQAHTVVVTSAATQQQQIIVPAPTTVISSSATVGAVVVADDVVSTTSNPSSTASASLKCGPDVSMTLNRINLQENEVDVEECLPAEVVKLDFVSEEVAG, via the exons ATGAATTCGGCAACAAAG GTTGGGGAGATTTTTACAGCCGCGGGACAAGCGTTCAGCAAGCTGGGAGACTTGACTATGCAATTGCATCCAAATGCGGAATCACCAAGTGG CAAATGGACAGACGAGGAAATTGACATGTTGCACTCGTCCATAATGCGCTTCTCGGACGATCTGAGCAAAATCAGTTTAAGCATTAAAACGCGCACAGT CTCTCAAATACGACAGGCGCTGAAGAAAAAGGCTTTTGAGGATGCTGGCATACCGGCCAAACAAGTGCCCGTGCAGCAGGTGCAACACGTCATTCAAACAGTGCAGCAATTGCCAGTTgttcagcaacaacagcagcagcagccgcacgTATTCAAGTCACACATAATACAGCAGCCAACGAAACAAATTGTACTACAGCCAcagacaacaacgacaacaacaactgtgacaatcaaacaatttcagcaaatgcagcagcagaaagCCGCCGCCTTGGCTGCCGCACAAcaggcagcggcagctgcggCTGCATCCTCCAATGCCAACACGCCTACCATTACAGAGAACATCATCATACAGCAGCCCACATCAACTACGGCAGTGCAAGCTCAGCAAGCTCACACTGTTGTTGTAACATCTGCGGcgacacagcagcagcaaattatTGTACCTGCCCCAACAACAGTTATATCATCCAGTGCAACTGTTggagctgttgttgtggctgacGACGTTGTGAGCACTACCTCGAATCCATCATCGACTGCAAGTGCGAGTCTCAAATGTGGCCCGGATGTCTCGATGACACTGAATCGCATTAATCTACAGGAAAATGAGGTAGACGTCGAAGAATGTTTGCCCGCGGAGGTTGTCAAGCTTGATTTTGTTAGCGAGGAGGTGGCAGGGTGA
- the LOC132798236 gene encoding uncharacterized protein LOC132798236 has product MSRLEWLLLLACTVSIGDFADAAASQIQRRRRHSSIAEPTTPEADISANDWGLGPELALVRRVYDDCQERNDFIGCLKQKALYALSRALDQDSIKIVDGLVLEKQNVSESDSIISSLTDARQFGSLSPLDRALLSKADKLMRTHALKFDMDLDMGVEGGVGRGHGHKKKKSKKDGGHIKYVIAALLTAMGIAGPLGLKALAAIAGKALVISKVALTIAGIIALKKLFSHDHSEETSFQVHAGEHNRRNTYVIRPVSKANSNVGVTAAGGSSSVDPYRYYYEYHQQ; this is encoded by the exons ATGTCGCGTCTCGAGTGGTTGTTACTCCTGGCGTGCACCGTCAGCATTGGAGATTTTGCAGATGCCGCAGCTAGCCAAATCCAGCGACGACGCAGACACAGCAGCATAGCTGAGCCTACGACTCCAGAGGCTGACATTTCTGCCAACGATTGGGGATTGGGGCCAGAGCTGGCGCTGGTGCGTCGCGTCTATGATGATTGTCAAGAAAGGAACGACTTCATCGGCTGCCTGAAACAGAAGGCGCTGTATGCTTTGTCACGAGCTCTGGACCAGGACTCGATTAAAATCGTGGATGGCTTGGTTTTGGAGAAGCAGAACGTCAGCGAATCCGATAGCATAATATCTTCTCTCACAGATGCCAGGCAATTCGGTAGTCTTTCGCCCCTTGACCGCGCTTTGCTCTCCAAGGCCGACAAACTAATGCGTACCCATGCGCTGAAGTTCGACATGGATCTGGACATGGGCGTCGAAGGCGGCGTTGGTCGTGGGCACGGTCATAAGAAAAAGAAGAGTAAGAAAGATGGTGGACACATAAAGTACGTTATTGCTGCATTGCTAACTGCGATGGGAATCGCAGGGCCATTGGGCCTCAAGGCGCTGGCAGCAATTGCTGGCAAGGCGCTGGTCATCAGCAAAGTTGCACTGACGATCGCTGGTATTATAGCACTTAAGAAACTGTTCTCCCACGATCACAGCGAAGAAACCAGTTTCCAGGTACATGCTGGGGAGCACAACAG GCGCAACACATACGTCATTCGACCAGTATCCAAAGCAAATTCGAATGTAGGGGTAACGGCTGCCGGTGGAAGCTCCTCGGTTGATCCTTATCGCTACTACTACGAGTATCATCAGCAGTAG
- the LOC132793344 gene encoding polyglutamine-repeat protein pqn-41 isoform X2, translating into MNSATKVGEIFTAAGQAFSKLGDLTMQLHPNAESPSGSQIRQALKKKAFEDAGIPAKQVPVQQVQHVIQTVQQLPVVQQQQQQQPHVFKSHIIQQPTKQIVLQPQTTTTTTTVTIKQFQQMQQQKAAALAAAQQAAAAAAASSNANTPTITENIIIQQPTSTTAVQAQQAHTVVVTSAATQQQQIIVPAPTTVISSSATVGAVVVADDVVSTTSNPSSTASASLKCGPDVSMTLNRINLQENEVDVEECLPAEVVKLDFVSEEVAG; encoded by the exons ATGAATTCGGCAACAAAG GTTGGGGAGATTTTTACAGCCGCGGGACAAGCGTTCAGCAAGCTGGGAGACTTGACTATGCAATTGCATCCAAATGCGGAATCACCAAGTGG CTCTCAAATACGACAGGCGCTGAAGAAAAAGGCTTTTGAGGATGCTGGCATACCGGCCAAACAAGTGCCCGTGCAGCAGGTGCAACACGTCATTCAAACAGTGCAGCAATTGCCAGTTgttcagcaacaacagcagcagcagccgcacgTATTCAAGTCACACATAATACAGCAGCCAACGAAACAAATTGTACTACAGCCAcagacaacaacgacaacaacaactgtgacaatcaaacaatttcagcaaatgcagcagcagaaagCCGCCGCCTTGGCTGCCGCACAAcaggcagcggcagctgcggCTGCATCCTCCAATGCCAACACGCCTACCATTACAGAGAACATCATCATACAGCAGCCCACATCAACTACGGCAGTGCAAGCTCAGCAAGCTCACACTGTTGTTGTAACATCTGCGGcgacacagcagcagcaaattatTGTACCTGCCCCAACAACAGTTATATCATCCAGTGCAACTGTTggagctgttgttgtggctgacGACGTTGTGAGCACTACCTCGAATCCATCATCGACTGCAAGTGCGAGTCTCAAATGTGGCCCGGATGTCTCGATGACACTGAATCGCATTAATCTACAGGAAAATGAGGTAGACGTCGAAGAATGTTTGCCCGCGGAGGTTGTCAAGCTTGATTTTGTTAGCGAGGAGGTGGCAGGGTGA